The following proteins are co-located in the Amyelois transitella isolate CPQ chromosome W, ilAmyTran1.1, whole genome shotgun sequence genome:
- the LOC132904067 gene encoding uncharacterized protein LOC132904067, translated as KKIRVYLIKLGASRRTEKVLVNKLNEINAIYEKYETWLIGFEEKLKRKYYSSDDIILIKNYCSRFLELHENILVLCNSDKPKSSFNMNSFDLKTALNLLPIMTNEESNTKQLIDNIEYYNTLLKEDTCKQNLINFVLKSRLSPEAKLKLKSKYESVNELIIDMRNVLLCKKAATAIQNKLQKIRQNDLSIADYGKEITELFVDLTITQADGNDQCYKILKPINEKMAVKQFADGLRNRRLSTIISARNYSSLKDAVQAAQDEEVSIPSTSGEIMGMYKKPYHNKYFNNG; from the coding sequence aagaaaattagagtatatttaattaaattaggaGCCAGTCGAAGAACGGAAAAAGTGttagtaaacaaattaaatgagATTAATGCAATCTATGAGAAATATGAGACGTGGCTGATAGGTTTTGAAGAAAAActtaagagaaaatattatagttcggatgatattatattaatcaaaaattattgtagTCGATTTTTAGAgttacatgaaaatattttagtgttGTGTAATAGTGATAAGCCGAAGTCATCGTTCAACATGAAttcttttgatttaaaaacggCGTTAAATCTTTTACCTATTATGACAAATGAGGAGTCGAATACAAAACAGTTGATTGATAACattgaatattataatactttattGAAAGAAGATacatgtaaacaaaatttaattaatttcgtatTAAAAAGTAGGCTTTCTCCTGAAgctaagttaaaattaaaatcaaaatatgaaTCAGTTAATGAGTTAATTATTGATATGAGAAATGTATTATTGTGTAAGAAAGCTGCAACggcaatacaaaataaattacaaaaaattagaCAAAATGACTTGTCAATTGCTGACTATGGTAAAGAAATAACGGAACTATTTGTTGATTTAACGATAACGCAAGCTGACGGGAATGATCAatgctataaaatattaaaacctattaatgaaaaaatggcTGTTAAGCAATTTGCTGACGGCTTGCGTAATCGTCGACTTAGTACGATTATTTCTGCCAGGAATTATAGTTCACTTAAAGATGCTGTACAGGCAGCCCAAGATGAAGAAGTATCAATTCCTTCAACATCTGGAGAAATCATGGGTATGTACAAGAAACCAtaccataataaatatttcaacaatggttga